The following coding sequences are from one Lipingzhangella halophila window:
- a CDS encoding DNA repair helicase XPB: protein MPDGPLIVQSDKTLLLEVDHELATECRRAIAPFAELERAPEHVHTYRITPLALWNARAAGHDAEQVVDALIGYSRFPVPHALLVDIAETMDRYGRLRLVAHPTHGLVLHALDRSVLEEILRSKKVAPMLAERVGDDGDTVAVHPSERGNLKQALLKLGWPAEDLAGHVDGEAHPIDLDGDWELREYQHEAAEGFYAGGSGVVVLPCGAGKTLVGAAAMALARATTLILVSNTVSVHQWRDELLRRTTLTEDEIGEYSGTRKDIRPVTIATYQVMSSRRKGVHDHLELFDARDWGLIIYDEVHLLPAPVFRMTAGLQARRRLGLTATLVREDGREGDVFSLIGPKRYDAPWKQMESQGWIAPADCVEVRVNLTDSERMAYATAEPEDRYRFCASTGAKTNVVRELAQRHDGEQVLVIGSYIDQLDELGAQLGAPVLKGETRVKERERLYQAFRSGELRTLVVSRVANFSVDLPEAGVAIQVSGSFGSRQEEAQRLGRLLRPKSDSRAARFYAVVARDTLDQEYAAHRQRFLAEQGYAYRIADAGDVLAGEEI, encoded by the coding sequence GTGCCCGACGGACCGCTCATCGTCCAATCCGACAAGACCCTGCTTCTCGAAGTCGACCACGAGCTGGCGACCGAGTGCCGCCGGGCGATCGCTCCGTTCGCGGAACTGGAGCGCGCGCCCGAGCACGTGCACACCTACCGCATCACGCCGTTGGCGCTGTGGAACGCCCGCGCCGCCGGGCACGACGCCGAGCAGGTCGTGGACGCGCTGATCGGCTACTCCCGGTTCCCGGTCCCCCACGCGCTGCTGGTCGACATCGCCGAGACGATGGACCGCTACGGCCGCCTCCGGCTTGTCGCGCACCCCACCCACGGGCTGGTGCTGCACGCCCTGGACCGGAGCGTGCTGGAGGAGATCCTCCGGTCCAAGAAGGTCGCCCCGATGCTGGCCGAACGCGTCGGGGACGACGGCGACACGGTGGCGGTGCATCCCAGCGAGCGCGGGAACCTCAAGCAGGCCCTCCTCAAGCTCGGCTGGCCCGCCGAGGACCTGGCGGGACACGTCGACGGCGAGGCGCACCCCATCGACCTCGACGGCGACTGGGAGCTGCGCGAGTACCAGCACGAGGCGGCCGAAGGGTTCTACGCGGGCGGCTCCGGCGTCGTGGTGCTGCCCTGCGGCGCCGGCAAAACACTAGTCGGCGCCGCCGCCATGGCGCTGGCCAGGGCGACCACGCTGATCCTGGTCAGCAACACCGTCTCGGTGCACCAGTGGCGCGACGAGCTACTGCGCCGCACGACGCTCACCGAGGACGAGATCGGGGAGTACTCCGGCACGCGCAAGGACATCCGACCGGTCACCATCGCGACGTACCAGGTGATGTCGTCTCGCCGGAAGGGCGTCCACGACCATCTGGAGCTGTTCGACGCGCGCGACTGGGGCCTGATCATCTACGACGAGGTGCACCTGCTGCCCGCGCCGGTCTTCCGCATGACGGCCGGGCTGCAGGCGCGCCGCCGCCTGGGCCTCACGGCGACGCTGGTCCGCGAGGACGGCCGCGAAGGCGACGTGTTCTCGCTGATCGGCCCGAAACGCTACGACGCGCCGTGGAAGCAGATGGAGAGCCAGGGGTGGATCGCCCCGGCCGACTGCGTCGAGGTCCGGGTGAACCTCACCGACTCCGAGCGCATGGCCTACGCCACCGCGGAGCCAGAGGACCGGTACCGCTTCTGCGCCTCCACCGGAGCCAAGACGAACGTGGTCCGGGAGCTCGCGCAACGGCACGACGGGGAGCAGGTCCTGGTCATCGGCTCCTACATCGACCAGTTGGACGAGCTCGGCGCGCAGCTGGGCGCGCCGGTCCTCAAGGGTGAGACCCGGGTCAAGGAGCGCGAGCGCCTGTACCAGGCGTTCCGGTCCGGTGAGTTGCGCACCCTTGTCGTCTCCCGGGTCGCGAACTTCTCCGTCGACCTGCCCGAGGCGGGGGTCGCGATCCAGGTGTCGGGCTCGTTCGGCTCGCGCCAGGAGGAGGCCCAACGGCTGGGCCGGCTGCTGCGCCCCAAGTCCGACTCCCGCGCCGCACGCTTCTACGCGGTGGTCGCCCGGGACACTCTCGACCAGGAGTACGCCGCGCACCGGCAACGCTTCCTGGCCGAGCAGGGCTACGCCTACCGGATCGCCGACGCCGGCGACGTCCTGGCCGGTGAGGAGATCTAG
- a CDS encoding TIGR03667 family PPOX class F420-dependent oxidoreductase: MVVELTPALRERAGKEPVIWLTTVSPSGQPMPRPVWFVWDGDEFVIYTYPGAAKVAHIDANPKVTLHFDDNQSGEIYVLIGRAERVAEPMPPSRFPGYLDKYRDSLPEINYTVAELDATMTIALRIGVHRLWGPS, encoded by the coding sequence ATGGTGGTCGAACTCACCCCGGCGCTTCGCGAGAGGGCCGGCAAGGAGCCGGTTATCTGGCTGACCACGGTGTCGCCTTCGGGCCAGCCGATGCCCAGGCCCGTGTGGTTCGTGTGGGACGGCGACGAGTTCGTCATCTACACCTACCCCGGCGCGGCCAAGGTGGCGCACATTGACGCCAACCCCAAGGTGACGCTGCACTTCGACGACAACCAAAGCGGCGAGATCTACGTGCTGATCGGCCGCGCCGAGCGGGTCGCCGAGCCGATGCCGCCGTCGCGGTTCCCCGGCTACCTCGACAAGTACCGCGACAGCCTGCCGGAGATCAACTACACGGTGGCCGAGCTCGACGCCACCATGACCATCGCCCTGCGCATCGGGGTGCACCGCCTGTGGGGTCCGTCCTAG
- a CDS encoding R2-like ligand-binding oxidase: protein MAESSPPTEQYRQDFHSLRPGGLNWDSFPLRLFNKGNAKFWDPSDIDLSQDAEDWKGLSEEAQQRIMRLCAEFVAGEEAVTEDIQPFIRAMAAEGRIGDEMYLTQFAFEEAKHVQVFRMWLDTLGITEDLHAHVDRNPGYRTLFYEELPASLKALDSDPSPRNQVRASVTYNHVIEGSLALTGYYAWNHICTVRGIFPGMREIIKRIGDDERRHMAWGTFTCRRHVAADDANWEVISERLEELLPHVRATVQAGEEPMSSDEQQYQLPPGVLMEYAQDRALRRLGAIESARGAPLSRIDVDASPEELEERFGAEDRESMAKVQQ from the coding sequence ATGGCCGAAAGCTCTCCCCCCACCGAGCAGTACCGTCAGGACTTCCACTCACTCCGGCCCGGCGGCCTGAACTGGGACTCCTTCCCCTTACGCCTCTTCAACAAGGGCAACGCCAAGTTCTGGGACCCCAGCGACATCGACCTGTCCCAGGACGCCGAGGACTGGAAAGGGCTCAGCGAGGAGGCCCAGCAACGCATCATGCGGCTGTGCGCCGAGTTCGTCGCTGGCGAGGAGGCCGTGACCGAGGACATCCAGCCCTTCATCCGCGCCATGGCCGCCGAGGGCCGCATCGGCGACGAAATGTATCTGACCCAGTTCGCCTTCGAGGAGGCCAAGCACGTCCAGGTCTTCCGGATGTGGCTGGACACCCTGGGAATCACTGAGGACCTGCACGCCCACGTGGACCGCAACCCCGGGTACCGGACCCTGTTCTACGAGGAGCTGCCCGCCTCCCTGAAAGCCCTCGACAGCGACCCCAGCCCGCGCAACCAGGTACGCGCCTCGGTGACCTACAACCACGTCATCGAGGGATCGCTCGCGCTCACCGGCTACTATGCGTGGAACCACATATGTACCGTGCGCGGCATATTCCCAGGCATGCGCGAGATCATCAAGCGAATCGGGGACGACGAGCGCCGCCATATGGCGTGGGGCACGTTCACCTGCCGCCGCCATGTGGCCGCCGACGACGCCAACTGGGAGGTCATCTCCGAGCGGCTGGAGGAGCTGCTACCGCACGTCCGCGCTACCGTGCAGGCCGGCGAGGAGCCCATGAGCAGCGACGAGCAGCAGTACCAGCTCCCGCCCGGTGTGCTCATGGAGTACGCGCAGGACCGCGCGCTGCGCCGGCTCGGCGCCATAGAGTCGGCGCGCGGCGCCCCGCTCTCCCGGATCGATGTGGACGCCTCGCCCGAGGAGCTGGAAGAGCGGTTCGGCGCCGAGGACCGGGAGTCGATGGCGAAAGTCCAACAGTGA
- a CDS encoding serine hydrolase domain-containing protein, whose protein sequence is MRDGEWLADTGTEIRSVLKVMVDAGWLPGGTAVVGTGSMWEFVAVGGLAEECGGARAAPDVHYDTASLTKVLATWPLVGRAVAGGVLDLDTHMSEYFPGGPYPGGEVTVRQVLTHTSRLNPVTWLECYAGTNTDLAETILAEPLEEAGYHYIDRGFILLGLLLERLFGTPLDQLAAQMWAESGMSATTYGPLPRSASVAPTERRIPGTAPTWGVVHDEAAALMGGIAGHAGVFSTAIDLGVFARELIRAHNDDGPAFLDTGYVRQSWTPEIAVEVGCSRGLAWLVTDDGLVYHNGYTGTSLVLHPATGRYVGLLTNAVHFGRRKTGLDDLRATVLAAFRS, encoded by the coding sequence GTGCGCGACGGGGAATGGCTCGCGGATACCGGTACGGAGATCCGCAGTGTGCTGAAGGTGATGGTTGACGCGGGCTGGCTCCCGGGGGGCACGGCCGTGGTCGGAACCGGCAGCATGTGGGAGTTCGTCGCCGTCGGCGGACTGGCCGAGGAGTGCGGCGGCGCACGGGCCGCGCCGGACGTGCACTATGACACCGCCAGTCTCACCAAGGTGCTGGCCACCTGGCCACTCGTGGGCAGGGCCGTGGCCGGCGGCGTCCTCGACCTGGACACCCACATGTCGGAGTACTTCCCGGGCGGGCCCTACCCCGGAGGGGAGGTCACCGTCCGCCAGGTCCTGACCCACACGTCGCGGCTGAACCCGGTCACCTGGCTGGAGTGCTACGCGGGCACCAACACCGACCTCGCCGAGACCATCCTCGCCGAACCGCTGGAGGAGGCCGGGTACCACTACATCGACCGCGGGTTCATCCTGCTCGGCCTGCTCCTGGAACGCCTATTCGGCACCCCCCTGGACCAACTGGCGGCCCAGATGTGGGCGGAGAGCGGAATGTCCGCGACCACCTACGGGCCATTGCCGCGCTCCGCTTCGGTCGCCCCCACCGAGCGCCGGATCCCGGGCACCGCGCCGACGTGGGGGGTAGTGCACGACGAGGCCGCGGCCCTGATGGGCGGGATCGCCGGGCACGCGGGCGTGTTCAGTACAGCGATCGACCTGGGGGTCTTCGCCCGGGAGCTGATCCGCGCGCACAACGACGACGGCCCGGCGTTCCTCGACACCGGCTACGTCCGGCAGAGCTGGACCCCCGAGATCGCCGTGGAGGTGGGGTGCTCCCGCGGCCTGGCCTGGCTGGTCACCGACGACGGCCTCGTCTACCACAACGGCTACACCGGCACCAGCCTCGTCCTGCACCCCGCCACCGGACGCTACGTGGGCCTGCTGACCAACGCCGTGCACTTCGGGCGGCGCAAGACCGGCCTCGACGACCTGCGCGCGACAGTGCTGGCGGCGTTCAGGAGCTAG
- the otsB gene encoding trehalose-phosphatase has protein sequence MTLPQPRTDDGATALRCLLNAPSGAVLAFDFDGTLAPIVPDPRDARAHPRVIPELAALGRLVGATVIVTGRPADVAVSYGGLDGVAGIVVLGHYGLDRWENGRHTAPEPPAGVRAVRAQLPDLLDRTGAPEGTWVEDKGHALAVHTRRTADPDSALELLRSPLRALAERQGLVVEPGRMVIELRPPGMDKGTALRRFVADRGGTAVLYAGDDLGDLAAFDAVRDLRDQGVAGLTVCSGSTEVAALAERADLVVDGPDGVADLLSELRAALTARG, from the coding sequence ATGACCCTGCCCCAACCCCGGACCGATGACGGTGCGACCGCACTGCGCTGCCTCCTCAACGCGCCGTCAGGCGCGGTGCTCGCGTTCGACTTCGACGGGACCCTGGCGCCGATCGTGCCTGACCCCCGCGACGCCCGCGCGCACCCGCGCGTCATCCCCGAGCTGGCCGCACTGGGCCGGTTGGTGGGGGCGACGGTCATCGTCACCGGGCGCCCGGCCGATGTCGCGGTGTCCTACGGCGGGCTCGACGGTGTCGCCGGCATCGTCGTCCTCGGCCATTACGGGTTGGACCGCTGGGAGAACGGCCGGCACACGGCCCCGGAGCCACCCGCGGGGGTGCGTGCGGTTCGCGCGCAGCTTCCCGACCTCCTCGACCGGACCGGGGCGCCCGAGGGCACCTGGGTCGAGGACAAGGGGCACGCCCTCGCGGTCCACACGCGCCGTACCGCCGACCCCGACTCCGCGCTGGAACTGCTGCGGTCTCCGCTGCGGGCCCTGGCCGAGCGGCAGGGACTTGTCGTCGAGCCCGGCCGCATGGTCATCGAGCTGCGTCCGCCGGGTATGGACAAGGGCACCGCGCTACGGCGCTTCGTCGCTGACCGCGGGGGCACGGCCGTGCTTTACGCGGGGGACGACCTCGGCGACCTCGCGGCGTTCGACGCCGTGCGCGATCTCCGGGACCAGGGGGTCGCGGGGCTGACCGTATGCAGCGGCTCCACCGAGGTCGCGGCCCTGGCCGAACGCGCCGACCTGGTCGTTGACGGCCCCGACGGTGTCGCCGACCTGCTTTCCGAGCTCCGCGCGGCCCTGACCGCGCGCGGCTAG
- a CDS encoding transposase, translating into MQVVVPVKLQPPPEVASALRAELTGCNDGANYVSTVAFETGTMREYALRKLVYAELRERGIKSAAAQRLIKKTVDAHTTLPANIRAGNFGRPGAKRRSRAESKPIAFRADAARAYEHRNMGWDIGAQTVAITTMSGRMKGIPFACGPEQLTTLARYRKGEADPICRDGVWFLYATCEVPEAEQYEPDGFIGVDLGIENIATTSDGSSHAGRELNRYRKRQLPLRKKLQKKRTTSAKRLLKKRSRRESRRVKDINHRIPPPAQWWQDAARNLTASGAVAVSSGLHPEKLTAVGSAVFHGSPHHPRKRSHPVVTPALRREP; encoded by the coding sequence GTGCAGGTCGTTGTCCCGGTGAAGCTCCAGCCGCCGCCCGAGGTGGCATCGGCGCTGCGTGCTGAACTCACCGGCTGCAACGACGGCGCGAACTACGTTTCCACGGTGGCGTTCGAGACCGGAACCATGCGTGAGTACGCGCTGCGCAAGCTGGTCTATGCCGAGCTGCGCGAACGCGGGATCAAGTCCGCTGCCGCCCAGCGGCTCATCAAGAAGACCGTGGACGCCCACACCACGCTCCCGGCGAACATCCGGGCCGGGAATTTCGGCAGGCCGGGGGCCAAGCGCCGGAGCAGGGCCGAGTCCAAGCCCATCGCGTTCCGTGCGGACGCCGCGCGGGCCTATGAGCATCGCAACATGGGATGGGACATCGGCGCCCAGACCGTGGCGATCACCACCATGTCCGGACGGATGAAGGGCATACCGTTTGCCTGCGGCCCGGAACAGCTCACGACCCTCGCGCGGTACCGCAAAGGCGAAGCCGACCCGATCTGCCGCGACGGCGTGTGGTTTCTGTACGCCACCTGCGAGGTTCCCGAGGCCGAACAGTACGAACCGGACGGGTTCATCGGCGTGGACCTTGGCATCGAGAACATCGCCACCACCAGCGATGGGAGCAGCCACGCCGGACGTGAACTCAACCGCTACCGCAAGCGGCAGCTGCCCTTGCGCAAGAAGCTCCAGAAGAAGCGAACCACCTCCGCCAAGCGCCTGCTCAAGAAACGTTCCCGCAGGGAATCCCGGCGCGTGAAGGACATCAACCACCGCATCCCACCGCCAGCGCAGTGGTGGCAAGACGCGGCGCGTAACCTCACAGCCAGTGGGGCCGTAGCTGTAAGCTCGGGGCTTCACCCCGAGAAGCTGACCGCCGTAGGATCCGCAGTGTTCCACGGCAGCCCGCACCATCCGCGGAAGCGCTCCCATCCCGTCGTTACCCCTGCCCTTCGGCGTGAACCATGA
- a CDS encoding DUF3263 domain-containing protein has protein sequence MSDVGPTDREPSDFSVDAGTTTDETDLADRDQRILAFERQWWKFEGSKEQAIREEFGFSPTRYYQLLNGLVDRPEALAFDPMTVKRLRRLRANRRRRRTARMLGINL, from the coding sequence ATGTCAGATGTCGGCCCAACTGATCGCGAACCATCCGATTTCTCGGTCGATGCGGGGACAACCACCGACGAGACCGACCTAGCAGACCGTGACCAGCGCATTCTCGCGTTCGAACGCCAATGGTGGAAGTTCGAGGGCTCCAAGGAGCAGGCAATACGCGAAGAGTTCGGTTTCTCGCCAACGCGTTATTACCAGTTGCTCAACGGTCTCGTTGACCGTCCTGAAGCGCTCGCCTTCGACCCCATGACCGTGAAGCGGCTCCGCCGGCTACGCGCGAACCGCCGCCGCAGGCGCACCGCCCGTATGCTGGGGATCAATCTTTAG
- a CDS encoding SAM hydrolase/SAM-dependent halogenase family protein: MSDPAGYSYLSFLTDYGREDGFVAICHGQILERAPAVRVIDITHDVPPGDVRRGATVLAETAPELPPGVHVTVVDPGVGTERRSIAVRAGGHVLVGPDNGLLVWAAEALGGIEACHEIANPGLWRHPVSATFHGRDIYAPVGAWLAAGLPLSETGPELPSSELVRLPEPRHEVSGGLARGEVRAIDRFGNCQLSLLRDDLAGADTPPGSLRVHAPGGRWTVPFGHTFASVGAGEPVLLVDSAGYVALSENGGDAARSFGLSVGDAIDIEAATGGGDPSEGAAKADA, translated from the coding sequence TTGAGTGACCCCGCAGGTTACAGTTACCTGTCTTTTCTCACCGACTACGGGCGCGAGGACGGCTTCGTGGCCATCTGCCACGGTCAGATACTCGAACGGGCACCCGCTGTGCGCGTTATCGACATCACGCACGACGTACCGCCCGGGGATGTACGGCGCGGCGCGACCGTCCTCGCCGAGACCGCCCCCGAACTGCCACCGGGCGTGCACGTCACCGTCGTCGACCCCGGGGTGGGAACGGAGCGGCGCAGCATCGCCGTACGCGCGGGCGGGCATGTTCTCGTCGGTCCGGACAACGGTCTGCTGGTGTGGGCCGCCGAGGCGCTCGGCGGGATCGAAGCGTGCCACGAGATCGCCAACCCCGGCCTGTGGCGGCATCCGGTCTCGGCGACCTTCCACGGCAGGGACATCTACGCCCCGGTGGGCGCGTGGCTCGCCGCGGGCCTACCGCTGTCTGAGACGGGCCCCGAACTCCCGTCCTCGGAACTGGTCAGGCTGCCCGAGCCGCGGCACGAGGTTTCCGGCGGCCTCGCCAGGGGCGAGGTGCGCGCGATCGACCGTTTCGGCAACTGCCAACTCTCCCTGCTGCGCGACGACCTCGCCGGCGCCGACACTCCGCCCGGCTCATTGCGGGTGCACGCGCCCGGCGGCCGGTGGACGGTCCCGTTCGGCCACACCTTCGCCTCGGTCGGCGCGGGCGAGCCGGTGCTCCTGGTGGACTCGGCGGGCTATGTCGCGCTCTCCGAGAACGGCGGAGACGCCGCGCGCAGCTTCGGCCTCAGTGTCGGCGACGCCATCGACATCGAAGCCGCCACGGGTGGCGGCGACCCCAGCGAAGGCGCCGCAAAAGCGGACGCTTAG
- a CDS encoding S8 family serine peptidase: MRTSTASLLAVGLCGGLAVHLVAAPAAADDGKEDLRQDQPGLEAVGAPDSWERNRGSGATVAVLDTGVDGSHPDLKDQVTSSDDVTGQDLEPGDDGYGEHGTGLAGIIAASGHGREHTGGVMGVAPEAEILSVRVAADEDLGAGDSIADDALQRGIDHAVEEGAVVITLPADAGSGDGEREAVERAVRSGVLVVAPGESALAGHENVLGVGAVDDDLRPTGDNGDGVALRAPGNDVPTLAPDNAYARLNGGAPAAAFVAGAAALIRAENPQLLPGQVTDALVNSAQPAADSGDTGVLHVPDATAAAAETAEDIPLYDESLVQEDDEPLVPMWAWWAGGALLLVLLVLFAFRLVRARRDPYGIRSAEAGTENTAAGTAPENTDTGRAGRRKRGRRRSRRAARE, from the coding sequence ATGCGCACGAGCACAGCCAGCTTGCTCGCAGTTGGACTCTGCGGGGGGCTCGCGGTTCATCTCGTGGCGGCTCCCGCGGCCGCGGACGACGGCAAGGAGGACCTCCGTCAGGACCAACCCGGTCTGGAGGCGGTCGGTGCGCCCGACTCCTGGGAGCGGAACCGGGGCAGCGGGGCCACGGTCGCCGTGCTCGACACCGGGGTAGACGGCTCACACCCCGATCTCAAGGACCAGGTGACCAGCAGCGACGACGTGACCGGTCAGGACCTCGAACCGGGTGACGACGGCTACGGCGAGCACGGCACCGGCCTGGCCGGCATCATCGCCGCCAGCGGGCACGGGCGGGAGCACACGGGCGGCGTCATGGGCGTCGCCCCAGAGGCCGAGATCCTTTCGGTGCGGGTCGCGGCGGACGAGGACCTCGGCGCCGGGGACAGCATCGCCGATGACGCACTGCAACGCGGGATCGACCACGCGGTCGAAGAAGGGGCGGTCGTCATCACGCTGCCCGCGGACGCCGGCAGCGGGGATGGCGAACGCGAGGCGGTGGAGCGCGCTGTCCGGAGCGGCGTCCTGGTGGTCGCGCCGGGCGAGTCCGCCCTCGCCGGCCACGAGAACGTGCTCGGGGTCGGCGCGGTCGACGATGATCTCCGGCCCACGGGCGACAACGGCGACGGCGTCGCGCTGCGCGCGCCCGGCAACGATGTGCCCACCCTCGCCCCGGACAACGCGTACGCCCGCCTCAACGGTGGTGCGCCGGCGGCCGCGTTCGTCGCCGGGGCGGCCGCGCTGATCCGCGCCGAGAACCCGCAACTCCTCCCCGGCCAGGTGACCGACGCGCTGGTCAACAGCGCGCAGCCGGCCGCGGACAGCGGGGATACCGGTGTGCTGCACGTCCCGGACGCCACGGCCGCGGCAGCCGAGACCGCCGAGGACATCCCCCTCTACGACGAGAGCCTGGTCCAGGAGGACGACGAGCCACTGGTCCCGATGTGGGCCTGGTGGGCCGGCGGCGCCCTGCTGCTCGTCCTGCTTGTGCTGTTCGCGTTCCGGCTGGTCCGCGCGCGGCGCGACCCCTATGGGATCCGCTCCGCGGAGGCCGGCACCGAGAACACCGCCGCGGGCACCGCGCCGGAGAACACCGACACGGGCCGCGCCGGCAGGCGCAAGCGCGGCCGGCGGCGCTCGCGCCGGGCCGCGCGGGAGTGA
- a CDS encoding GrpB family protein: MTSKDDPAPLPSRTAGSADITRGDLLLSDGRVKLADYDPKWPYLFQRETERIRDVLGAKALLVEHVGSTAIPGMVAKPCVDVVLAVADSADEDDYLPALQRAGYTLTAREPEWYEHRLFAGPDVNVSLHVFSAGCEEIERMVRFRDRLRANSEDHAHYVRTKRELAVRQWSRVQDYADAKADVVQEIIARAG; the protein is encoded by the coding sequence ATGACCTCCAAGGACGACCCCGCCCCCCTTCCCTCACGCACCGCGGGAAGCGCCGACATCACCCGCGGTGACCTCCTGCTCTCCGATGGCCGAGTGAAGCTTGCCGACTACGACCCCAAGTGGCCCTACCTGTTCCAGCGCGAGACCGAGCGCATCCGCGACGTCCTCGGCGCCAAGGCGCTGCTTGTCGAGCACGTCGGCTCCACGGCGATTCCCGGGATGGTGGCCAAACCGTGCGTGGACGTGGTTCTCGCCGTGGCCGACTCCGCCGACGAGGACGACTATCTACCCGCGTTGCAGAGGGCCGGCTACACGCTGACCGCCCGGGAACCCGAATGGTACGAGCATCGCCTGTTCGCGGGCCCGGATGTGAACGTGAGCCTGCACGTCTTCAGCGCCGGATGCGAAGAGATCGAGCGCATGGTGCGGTTCCGCGACAGGCTTCGCGCCAACAGCGAGGACCACGCCCACTATGTCCGGACCAAGCGCGAGCTCGCCGTGCGGCAGTGGTCCCGGGTGCAGGACTACGCGGACGCCAAGGCCGATGTCGTCCAGGAGATCATCGCGCGGGCGGGCTGA
- a CDS encoding alpha,alpha-trehalose-phosphate synthase (UDP-forming): protein MDKAQILVASNRGPVSFSINDDGSLSHRRGGGGLVSGLSSVAAENDTLWVCAALSDADRTAAAADPDGRLDRAGFDLGSMRVRMLDIPSATFSNAYTAVANSTLWFVHHLLYDTPNKPAYGAAFRAQWEDYRAYNSAFCEALLTGASDNARVAVQDYHLALVPRMARGRRPDLRIAHFQHTPWAPPEYFRMLPAEIRRELLEGMLGADHLGFLSARWADAFLQCCETFLGSKVNWDKRSIEYGGRVIEVGVHPLGADGAALRERAAAGDVAERRAALRERVGDTKLIVRVDRTELSKNIVRGLEAYRELLATRPEWRGRVTHLAFAYPSRGDVAEYREYTESVQRVAKEINEEFGTADWTPLILEVNDDFPRSLAAYQMADALLVNPIRDGMNLVAKEGPVLSHDGCVLVLSSEAGAADELGSDALLVNPFDVSETADALHSALSMPEEQRRARCERLVEAAVALPPHRWFNEQLRALK from the coding sequence GTGGACAAGGCACAGATCCTCGTCGCTTCCAACAGGGGACCGGTGTCCTTCTCGATCAACGATGACGGCTCGCTCAGCCATCGGCGCGGTGGCGGCGGACTCGTCTCCGGGCTGAGCTCGGTGGCCGCGGAGAACGACACCCTGTGGGTGTGCGCGGCGCTCTCCGACGCCGACCGCACGGCCGCGGCCGCGGACCCCGACGGCCGGCTCGACCGTGCCGGGTTCGACCTGGGGAGCATGCGGGTGCGGATGCTCGACATTCCGTCCGCGACCTTCAGCAACGCCTACACGGCCGTGGCCAACTCCACCCTGTGGTTCGTCCACCACCTCCTCTACGACACCCCCAACAAGCCCGCGTACGGGGCCGCGTTCCGCGCCCAGTGGGAGGACTACCGCGCCTACAACTCGGCCTTCTGCGAGGCACTTCTCACCGGCGCCAGCGACAACGCGCGTGTCGCGGTGCAGGACTACCACCTGGCCCTGGTGCCCCGCATGGCCCGCGGACGGCGTCCCGACCTCCGCATCGCGCACTTCCAGCACACCCCTTGGGCGCCGCCGGAGTACTTCCGGATGCTTCCCGCCGAGATCCGGCGCGAGCTGCTCGAAGGCATGCTCGGCGCCGACCACCTCGGGTTCCTCAGCGCCCGGTGGGCCGACGCCTTCCTGCAGTGCTGCGAGACGTTCCTCGGCAGCAAGGTCAACTGGGACAAGCGGAGCATCGAGTACGGCGGGCGCGTGATCGAGGTGGGGGTGCACCCGCTGGGAGCCGACGGCGCGGCGCTGCGCGAGCGCGCGGCTGCCGGCGACGTCGCCGAGCGCCGGGCGGCGCTGCGCGAGCGTGTGGGCGATACCAAACTCATCGTCCGGGTGGACCGCACCGAACTGTCCAAGAACATCGTGCGCGGCCTTGAGGCGTACCGCGAGCTGCTGGCGACCCGGCCGGAGTGGCGCGGGCGCGTCACCCACCTGGCGTTCGCCTACCCGAGCCGGGGCGACGTGGCGGAGTACCGCGAGTACACCGAGTCCGTGCAGCGCGTCGCCAAGGAGATCAACGAGGAGTTCGGCACGGCCGACTGGACACCGTTGATCCTGGAGGTCAACGACGACTTCCCGCGGTCCCTGGCCGCCTACCAGATGGCTGACGCGCTGCTGGTCAACCCGATCCGCGACGGGATGAACCTGGTCGCCAAGGAAGGGCCGGTGCTCTCGCACGACGGGTGCGTCCTGGTGCTCTCTTCCGAGGCGGGAGCCGCCGACGAGTTGGGGAGTGACGCGTTGCTGGTCAACCCGTTCGACGTCAGCGAGACCGCGGACGCGCTGCACAGCGCGCTGAGTATGCCCGAGGAGCAGCGGCGCGCCCGCTGCGAGCGCCTTGTGGAGGCGGCGGTGGCGCTGCCTCCGCACCGCTGGTTCAACGAGCAGCTGCGCGCGCTGAAGTAA